One Verrucomicrobiota bacterium genomic region harbors:
- the ftsY gene encoding signal recognition particle-docking protein FtsY, whose product MGLFGKFKAGLQKTHAKLVHEIKRIVTGSPKLTPESLEQLEHVLLGADFGMAMTQQIADAVRKAYESQGGSQADVFEIAAREVEQCLATGNAALRKQPHGTTVVSIVGVNGTGKTTTSAKLAHLMQTRGQTALLAACDTFRAAAIEQIKLWGQRLKVEVVAGAYNADPAAVAHDAVAAAAARKTDYVFVDTAGRLHTKSNLMKELQKVHRVMDKQLPGAPHEVLLVLDATTGMNALQQAREFHKAVALTGLVITKLDGTSKGGMVVAIQKELGLPIKFVGLGEQADDMQAFDAKQFARALFSEKD is encoded by the coding sequence ATGGGCCTGTTCGGCAAATTCAAGGCGGGCCTTCAGAAGACCCACGCCAAGCTCGTCCACGAGATCAAGCGCATTGTCACGGGTTCGCCGAAGCTCACGCCCGAATCGCTCGAGCAGCTAGAACACGTGCTGCTCGGCGCCGACTTCGGCATGGCCATGACCCAGCAGATCGCCGACGCGGTCCGCAAGGCCTACGAGTCACAAGGCGGCTCGCAGGCGGATGTCTTCGAAATCGCCGCGCGCGAAGTCGAGCAATGTCTGGCCACCGGAAACGCGGCGCTCCGCAAGCAACCGCACGGCACCACGGTCGTTTCCATCGTCGGCGTCAACGGAACCGGGAAGACCACGACTTCCGCGAAGCTCGCCCACCTGATGCAGACGCGCGGCCAGACCGCGTTGCTCGCCGCGTGCGACACGTTTCGCGCCGCCGCCATCGAGCAAATCAAGCTGTGGGGCCAGAGGCTCAAGGTCGAGGTCGTTGCGGGTGCCTACAACGCGGACCCCGCCGCCGTCGCGCACGATGCCGTGGCCGCTGCGGCCGCGCGCAAGACCGACTACGTGTTCGTGGACACCGCCGGCCGGCTTCACACCAAGAGCAACCTCATGAAGGAACTTCAAAAGGTCCATCGCGTGATGGACAAGCAACTCCCCGGCGCCCCGCACGAGGTCCTGCTCGTGCTCGATGCGACCACGGGCATGAACGCCCTGCAACAGGCGCGCGAGTTTCACAAGGCCGTGGCGCTCACCGGCCTCGTGATCACCAAGCTGGACGGCACGAGCAAGGGCGGGATGGTCGTTGCCATCCAGAAGGAACTCGGTCTGCCCATCAAGTTCGTCGGCCTTGGCGAACAGGCGGACGACATGCAGGCGTTCGACGCGAAGCAATTTGCGCGAGCGCTCTTCTCGGAGAAGGATTGA
- a CDS encoding TonB family protein produces the protein MHGFRATPLLASLALHAAAGLALFATCNGSRNRSPARPPDAVLTLVQVDLRTADSPAVISAAAARLPQTTPSNEPAIRPSEASSIERGSVQPLRTESPTPHPHDGALTTSRAEPRDLDVRIHPAPSFAPAPGSAVVEAAPAGEVRLAPGAVTSVRDEIRAERLDRAPGQVHAPPPEYPRTARRRGLEGLVLVGVLVDESGRPAQVALKRSSGHGELDASALRAVGRWRFAPARQGETAVASAVEIPVRFQLNP, from the coding sequence ATGCACGGATTCCGCGCCACGCCATTGCTCGCCTCGCTTGCACTCCACGCGGCGGCGGGTTTGGCGTTGTTCGCCACCTGCAACGGGTCGCGCAACCGATCCCCCGCGCGACCACCGGACGCGGTGCTAACGCTGGTTCAAGTTGACCTTCGGACCGCCGACTCCCCCGCGGTGATTTCAGCGGCGGCTGCGCGGTTGCCTCAAACGACTCCATCGAACGAGCCCGCGATCAGGCCTTCCGAAGCTTCTTCGATCGAGCGCGGTTCAGTTCAACCGCTGCGAACCGAATCGCCAACCCCCCACCCCCACGACGGCGCGCTCACGACATCTCGCGCGGAGCCTCGCGACCTTGATGTTCGCATCCACCCGGCTCCTTCCTTCGCGCCAGCCCCGGGCAGTGCGGTGGTCGAAGCCGCGCCGGCGGGCGAGGTGCGCCTCGCGCCAGGCGCGGTTACATCCGTTCGCGACGAGATACGCGCGGAACGGCTGGATCGCGCACCGGGGCAAGTGCACGCACCTCCGCCCGAATATCCGCGAACGGCACGACGACGCGGCCTTGAAGGGCTCGTGCTTGTGGGTGTGCTTGTGGACGAATCCGGCCGGCCGGCCCAAGTCGCGCTCAAGCGCAGCTCAGGCCACGGCGAACTGGACGCCTCGGCGCTCCGGGCCGTCGGCCGCTGGCGTTTTGCTCCGGCCCGCCAGGGCGAAACCGCTGTCGCCTCGGCGGTCGAAATTCCGGTGCGATTCCAGCTCAACCCTTGA
- a CDS encoding PHP domain-containing protein: MFADLHLHTHFSDGTYSPEELAAHARRCELAAVALTDHDTVEGCPRMDAACASLGIEFIAATELTAELGHFELHILGYGLDIENARLRNELARYQVIRQNRIREMCARLNRAGIPLAAETVFGLANCKAPGRPHIARALVQAGYCANLDEAFQRYLKMHRIAWVPKAKVHARDAIALIQHAGGVAVMAHPGLNRSDDFIPELVASGLDGIECFHSRHSTATSEKYLTIADRHGLLVTGGSDCHGMNKGRPLIGTLKIPYEHVRRLNERLASSRRARGTAPALPAAAALS; the protein is encoded by the coding sequence ATGTTCGCCGACCTTCACCTCCACACTCATTTTTCCGACGGCACCTACTCGCCGGAGGAACTGGCCGCCCACGCGCGCCGCTGCGAACTCGCGGCCGTCGCGCTGACCGACCATGACACGGTCGAGGGCTGCCCACGGATGGACGCGGCTTGCGCGAGCCTCGGCATCGAGTTCATCGCCGCGACCGAACTGACGGCGGAACTCGGGCACTTCGAACTGCACATCCTCGGCTACGGGCTCGACATCGAGAACGCGCGCCTTCGCAACGAACTCGCGAGATACCAGGTCATCCGCCAGAACCGCATCCGGGAAATGTGCGCCCGCCTCAACCGCGCCGGAATCCCGCTGGCCGCCGAGACGGTCTTCGGCCTGGCCAACTGCAAGGCCCCGGGCCGGCCACACATCGCGCGCGCCCTCGTGCAGGCGGGCTACTGCGCGAACCTCGACGAGGCCTTCCAGCGTTACCTCAAGATGCACCGCATCGCATGGGTTCCAAAGGCCAAGGTCCACGCCCGCGACGCCATCGCGTTGATCCAGCACGCGGGCGGGGTCGCCGTGATGGCGCATCCCGGGCTCAACCGCAGCGACGACTTCATTCCCGAACTCGTTGCCTCGGGGCTCGACGGGATCGAGTGTTTTCACAGCCGGCATTCCACGGCGACGAGCGAGAAATACCTCACGATCGCGGACCGCCACGGCTTGCTCGTGACGGGCGGCTCGGATTGCCACGGGATGAACAAGGGCAGGCCCCTCATCGGCACGTTGAAAATCCCCTACGAGCACGTCCGCCGGCTCAACGAACGGCTCGCTTCCTCACGGCGTGCCCGCGGCACCGCACCTGCCCTGCCCGCGGCGGCGGCCCTCTCCTGA
- the nusB gene encoding transcription antitermination factor NusB, with protein MGMRREARERAIQFLFQCDVNVPENLDAALESFWTAQRSAALEADKGPATWGEPITLPPPNVEEAATRAFAEPLIRGTLEHRARVDEEIRKYAKNWSLERMAIVDRNILRLAIYEMLFREDIPPIVSINEAVDIAKRFSTDESGRFVNGILDRVKDELLRPARVVL; from the coding sequence ATGGGAATGCGGCGAGAGGCGCGGGAGCGCGCGATTCAATTTCTGTTCCAGTGCGATGTGAACGTCCCGGAAAACCTGGACGCCGCGCTCGAGAGTTTCTGGACGGCGCAGCGTTCCGCGGCACTCGAGGCTGACAAGGGGCCCGCGACCTGGGGCGAACCCATCACGCTCCCGCCGCCCAACGTCGAGGAGGCGGCCACCCGCGCGTTCGCCGAACCGCTCATCCGCGGCACGCTTGAGCATCGCGCGCGGGTCGATGAGGAGATCCGCAAGTACGCCAAGAACTGGTCGCTCGAGCGCATGGCGATCGTGGACCGGAACATCCTCCGCCTTGCGATTTACGAGATGCTGTTCCGCGAGGACATTCCGCCCATCGTCAGCATCAACGAAGCCGTGGACATCGCGAAGCGCTTCTCCACGGATGAGAGCGGCCGGTTTGTGAACGGCATCCTCGACCGCGTGAAGGACGAATTGTTGCGTCCGGCGAGGGTGGTGTTGTGA